A window from Thiovulum sp. ES encodes these proteins:
- a CDS encoding ATP synthase, F1 beta subunit (PFAM: ATP synthase alpha/beta family, beta-barrel domain; ATP synthase alpha/beta family, nucleotide-binding domain; ATP synthase alpha/beta chain, C terminal domain~TIGRFAM: ATP synthase, F1 beta subunit) gives MAENMIGKIVQVIGPVVDVEFSGYLPAINDALEVNYTVDGNSQRLVLEVAAHVGDGRVRTISMDLTEGLVRGQEVKATGDSIKVPVGENVLGRIFNVIGDVIDDGEPVKADTPKWSIHRPAPALVDQSTSTEMFETGIKVVDLLAPYAKGGKVGLFGGAGVGKTVIIMELIHNVAYKHSGYSVFAGVGERTREGNDLYYEMKDSNVLDKVALCYGQMNEPPGARNRIALTGLTMAEYFRDEKGLDVLMFIDNIFRFAQSGSEMSALLGRIPSAVGYQPTLAREMGALQERITSTKNGSITSVQAVYVPADDLTDPAPASVFAHLDATTVLNRKIAEKGIYPAVDPLDSTSRLLDPAILGEEHYGVARGVQQVLQKYKDLQDIIAILGMDELSEEDKSVVERARKIEKFLSQPFFVAEVFTGSPGKYVSLSDTIAGFKGILDGKYDHMAENSFYMVGSIEEAIEKANKK, from the coding sequence ATGGCTGAAAATATGATTGGTAAAATTGTCCAAGTAATTGGTCCAGTTGTAGATGTCGAGTTTAGTGGCTACCTTCCAGCAATTAATGATGCCCTCGAGGTTAATTATACAGTTGATGGAAATAGTCAAAGACTTGTTTTAGAAGTCGCTGCACACGTTGGTGATGGTCGTGTTCGAACTATCTCAATGGATTTGACAGAAGGACTTGTTCGAGGTCAAGAAGTTAAAGCTACTGGGGATTCAATTAAAGTTCCTGTTGGTGAAAACGTTCTTGGTAGAATTTTCAATGTTATCGGTGATGTTATCGACGATGGTGAGCCTGTAAAAGCAGACACTCCAAAATGGTCAATTCACAGACCAGCTCCTGCACTTGTTGATCAATCAACTTCAACAGAGATGTTTGAGACTGGTATTAAAGTTGTAGATTTACTTGCACCATATGCAAAAGGTGGTAAAGTTGGTCTATTCGGTGGTGCTGGTGTTGGTAAAACAGTTATCATTATGGAGCTTATCCACAATGTTGCTTACAAGCATTCAGGATATTCTGTATTTGCAGGTGTTGGTGAGAGAACAAGAGAAGGAAATGATCTCTATTATGAGATGAAAGACTCAAATGTTCTTGATAAAGTTGCACTCTGCTACGGTCAAATGAACGAGCCTCCAGGTGCAAGAAACAGAATTGCACTTACGGGTCTTACAATGGCTGAGTATTTCAGAGATGAAAAAGGTCTTGATGTTCTTATGTTCATCGATAACATTTTCCGATTTGCTCAATCTGGTTCAGAGATGTCTGCACTTCTTGGAAGAATTCCATCAGCAGTTGGATACCAACCAACACTTGCTAGAGAGATGGGTGCTTTACAAGAGAGAATTACATCAACTAAAAATGGTTCAATCACTTCTGTTCAGGCTGTTTATGTTCCTGCAGATGACTTGACTGACCCTGCTCCAGCTTCTGTTTTTGCTCACCTTGATGCAACAACAGTTCTTAACAGAAAGATTGCTGAAAAAGGTATCTATCCTGCTGTTGATCCACTTGATTCAACTTCAAGACTTCTTGACCCAGCTATTCTTGGTGAAGAGCATTACGGAGTTGCTAGAGGAGTTCAACAAGTTCTTCAAAAGTACAAAGATTTGCAAGATATTATTGCAATTCTTGGTATGGACGAACTTTCTGAAGAGGATAAATCTGTTGTTGAAAGAGCAAGAAAAATTGAGAAATTCCTTTCTCAACCATTCTTCGTTGCTGAAGTATTTACAGGTTCTCCAGGTAAATATGTTTCTCTTTCAGACACAATCGCAGGATTCAAGGGAATTCTTGATGGAAAATATGATCACATGGCAGAAAACTCTTTCTACATGGTTGGTTCTATTGAAGAAGCGATCGAAAAAGCAAACAAAAAGTAA
- a CDS encoding ATP synthase, F1 gamma subunit (PFAM: ATP synthase~TIGRFAM: ATP synthase, F1 gamma subunit), with translation MANLKDIQRKIKSVSGTQKTTRAMKLVSTAKLRRAEELAKKSSLYATKLNEVLGKIAGSLESASEDSVESLYFKQADEVKNVAVVFVTADKGLCGAFNHATIKTVSKLIRDYESKGAKVTLHGVGKKGVEFFKYNKREMENTSTSLSSAPDYEKSTNFISPVVDSFVNGEVDKVYLIHNGYKNMITQEMKINQLLPVDVQKIEKSKDDSTLEIEAYNEELVLEALLKKYVEYNMYYSLIDSLAAEHSARMQAMDAATNNAKEMVKNLKVQFNKARQEAITTELIEIISGVESMK, from the coding sequence ATGGCGAATCTAAAAGATATTCAAAGAAAGATAAAGAGTGTCTCTGGAACTCAGAAGACTACTCGTGCCATGAAACTGGTATCAACTGCAAAACTTCGCCGTGCGGAAGAGTTGGCTAAAAAGTCAAGTCTTTATGCTACAAAACTAAATGAGGTTCTCGGAAAAATCGCTGGTTCGCTTGAGTCTGCAAGTGAAGATAGTGTTGAATCTCTCTATTTCAAACAAGCCGATGAGGTCAAAAATGTTGCTGTTGTTTTTGTAACAGCAGACAAAGGTCTTTGTGGTGCTTTTAACCATGCGACAATTAAAACGGTTAGCAAACTAATCCGAGATTATGAGTCAAAAGGTGCAAAAGTTACACTTCACGGTGTTGGAAAAAAGGGTGTTGAGTTCTTCAAATACAACAAACGAGAAATGGAAAATACTTCAACTAGTCTAAGCTCTGCTCCTGACTATGAGAAATCTACAAATTTCATTTCTCCTGTTGTTGATAGTTTTGTGAATGGTGAAGTTGATAAAGTTTATCTAATTCACAACGGTTACAAAAACATGATTACTCAAGAGATGAAAATTAATCAACTCTTACCTGTTGATGTTCAGAAGATTGAAAAATCTAAAGACGATTCGACTCTTGAGATTGAGGCATACAATGAAGAGCTTGTTCTTGAAGCACTTCTTAAAAAGTATGTTGAATATAACATGTATTATTCTCTAATTGACTCGTTAGCTGCGGAACATTCGGCTCGAATGCAAGCAATGGATGCTGCAACTAACAATGCAAAAGAGATGGTTAAGAACTTAAAAGTTCAATTTAATAAAGCAAGACAAGAAGCAATTACTACTGAACTCATTGAGATTATCAGTGGTGTTGAATCTATGAAATAA
- a CDS encoding proton translocating ATP synthase, F1 alpha subunit (PFAM: ATP synthase alpha/beta family, beta-barrel domain; ATP synthase alpha/beta chain, C terminal domain; ATP synthase alpha/beta family, nucleotide-binding domain~TIGRFAM: proton translocating ATP synthase, F1 alpha subunit) yields MAKINADEVSSIIKERISSFELNVDINEIGKVVTLADNIAKVYGLSNVMAGEMVEFEDGTKGMALNLEEDSVGVVVLGDGSHLREGASVKRLAKLLKVPVGPNMLGRVVDGLGQPIDGKGEIEAAEERFVEEKAPGIMARKSVHEPLHTGIKAIDALVPIGRGQRELIIGDRQTGKTTVAIDTIINQKGRDVKCIYVAIGQKQSSIAQIVKRLEEAGAMEYTTIVSASASESSALQFLAPYTGVTMGEYYRDNGQHGLIIYDDLSKHSVAYREMSLILRRPPGREAFPGDVFYLHSRLLERAAKLSDEKGAGSLTALPIVETQAGDVAAYVPTNVISITDGQIFLETDLFNSGVRPAINVGISVSRVGGAAQIKATKQVAGTLRLDLAQYRELQAFAQFASDLDESSRKQLERGARMVEVLKQPPYSPVAPEYQVIIIFAGNKGYLDAMSTNKVSEFENGLYSYINSKYPDLPKQIVADQKLTKESEALLTKALEEFKVSFSA; encoded by the coding sequence GTGGCGAAAATTAATGCTGACGAAGTTAGTTCAATAATTAAAGAGAGAATCTCTAGCTTTGAACTAAATGTCGATATTAACGAAATCGGTAAAGTTGTTACACTTGCCGACAATATTGCAAAAGTTTATGGTCTTTCAAATGTTATGGCTGGTGAAATGGTCGAGTTTGAAGACGGTACAAAAGGTATGGCTCTTAACCTAGAAGAGGACTCTGTTGGGGTTGTTGTTCTTGGTGATGGCTCACACTTAAGAGAAGGTGCATCTGTAAAAAGATTAGCAAAACTTCTTAAAGTTCCAGTTGGTCCAAACATGCTTGGAAGAGTTGTTGATGGACTTGGTCAGCCTATCGATGGAAAAGGTGAAATTGAAGCAGCGGAAGAGAGATTCGTTGAAGAGAAAGCACCTGGAATCATGGCTAGAAAATCAGTTCATGAACCACTTCATACTGGTATTAAAGCGATTGATGCACTTGTTCCAATTGGTCGAGGTCAAAGAGAGCTTATTATTGGTGATAGACAAACTGGTAAAACAACTGTTGCAATCGATACAATCATCAACCAAAAAGGTCGAGATGTTAAATGTATTTATGTTGCAATTGGACAAAAACAGTCTTCAATCGCACAAATTGTAAAAAGATTAGAAGAAGCTGGAGCAATGGAATATACGACAATCGTATCTGCTTCTGCTTCTGAGTCATCTGCTCTTCAATTCCTTGCACCATATACAGGTGTAACAATGGGTGAGTATTACAGAGATAATGGACAACACGGTCTTATTATTTATGATGATTTATCTAAACATTCAGTTGCATACCGAGAAATGTCTCTAATTCTTAGAAGACCTCCAGGTCGAGAAGCATTCCCAGGGGATGTATTCTATCTTCACAGTAGACTTCTTGAAAGAGCTGCGAAATTAAGTGATGAAAAAGGTGCTGGTTCTTTAACTGCATTACCAATTGTTGAGACTCAAGCGGGAGATGTTGCTGCTTATGTTCCTACAAATGTTATTTCAATTACTGATGGACAAATCTTCTTAGAGACAGATCTATTTAACTCTGGTGTTCGACCTGCGATTAATGTTGGTATTTCTGTATCTCGAGTTGGCGGGGCTGCTCAAATCAAAGCTACAAAACAAGTTGCGGGAACACTTCGACTAGACCTTGCTCAATATCGAGAGCTACAAGCATTTGCACAATTTGCTTCTGATTTAGATGAGTCTTCAAGAAAACAACTTGAAAGAGGTGCTAGAATGGTAGAAGTTCTTAAACAACCACCATATTCACCAGTTGCTCCTGAATATCAAGTAATTATTATTTTTGCAGGAAATAAAGGTTATTTAGATGCAATGAGTACAAATAAAGTTTCTGAATTTGAAAATGGACTTTACTCTTACATCAATAGCAAATATCCAGATTTACCGAAACAGATTGTTGCGGATCAAAAACTGACTAAAGAGTCTGAAGCGCTTTTAACAAAGGCACTTGAAGAGTTCAAAGTTAGCTTTTCTGCATAA
- a CDS encoding F0F1-type ATP synthase delta subunit (PFAM: ATP synthase delta (OSCP) subunit): MSVIAKKYVKAIKEEFKGESLTDLNELLKVISNTLADAKGRAVLTSNLTSNSEKEKILLDSAKSTDDKRVSNFLKLLVKNGRIAEIPAISKELISLIAVETGKFEGKLLSSKKLNDVSVSSIANGLSKKLGKQITLVQEVSKTSGIKVVIDELHVEISVSADRIKTDMINHILKAI; this comes from the coding sequence ATGAGTGTCATTGCTAAAAAATATGTAAAAGCTATTAAAGAAGAGTTTAAAGGCGAATCTTTAACAGACTTAAACGAATTATTAAAAGTTATTTCAAATACTCTAGCAGATGCAAAAGGTAGAGCTGTTTTAACATCAAATTTAACATCAAATTCTGAAAAAGAGAAAATTCTTCTTGATTCTGCAAAATCAACAGATGACAAAAGAGTCTCAAATTTCTTAAAATTACTTGTTAAAAATGGTCGAATTGCAGAAATTCCTGCCATTTCAAAAGAGTTAATTTCATTAATTGCTGTTGAAACTGGCAAATTTGAGGGAAAACTTTTATCGTCTAAAAAATTGAACGATGTTAGTGTTTCTTCAATTGCAAATGGATTGAGTAAAAAGCTCGGAAAACAGATAACTTTGGTTCAGGAGGTTTCAAAAACTTCAGGAATTAAAGTTGTTATTGATGAGTTACATGTTGAGATTTCTGTTTCTGCTGATAGAATTAAAACAGATATGATCAATCATATTTTAAAAGCTATATAA
- a CDS encoding F0F1-type ATP synthase, beta subunit (PFAM: ATP synthase B/B' CF(0)) yields MIRFITLFLMTTFSLLASGGEEHATDIVERTFNFVIFAGILYYLIAEPIKTFLSDRTLSIENEFKKNEQRIEDSKLEKEKAEAELISAKKQAETIVVDAKNEVELAVVNLEKAFQNDLSTLEKQNKDLKELEERKMVQAVVREEVEKLLSKDGIGLDEESLSKALVKKVS; encoded by the coding sequence ATGATTAGATTTATTACACTATTTCTAATGACTACTTTTTCGCTTTTAGCTTCTGGTGGAGAGGAACATGCGACTGACATTGTTGAAAGAACTTTTAACTTTGTTATTTTTGCTGGAATTCTTTACTATCTAATTGCTGAACCTATCAAAACTTTTCTTTCTGATAGAACTCTCTCAATTGAGAATGAGTTTAAAAAGAACGAGCAGAGAATTGAAGATTCAAAGTTAGAAAAAGAGAAAGCTGAAGCTGAACTAATTTCCGCTAAAAAACAAGCTGAAACAATTGTTGTTGATGCTAAAAATGAGGTGGAACTTGCGGTTGTGAATCTTGAAAAAGCATTCCAAAATGATCTCTCAACTCTTGAAAAACAAAATAAAGATTTGAAAGAACTTGAAGAGAGAAAAATGGTTCAAGCTGTTGTTCGTGAAGAGGTTGAAAAACTACTTTCGAAAGATGGAATTGGACTTGACGAAGAGTCTCTATCTAAAGCTCTTGTAAAAAAGGTCTCTTAA
- a CDS encoding F0F1-type ATP synthase, beta subunit (PFAM: ATP synthase B/B' CF(0)) — translation MLDINPILLVITLAVFVFLIKYLTKNLYDPLLKYMDDREARLENDRNSVSQNSSEIDSLRKEAQETLAKARAEAISIKEKTISEAKESISKRFQEKKDALAKDYDAFQKALVKEKSGIKTQLMSNSRTFEEALKGRFASI, via the coding sequence ATGTTAGACATAAACCCTATACTTCTAGTTATTACTCTTGCTGTTTTTGTCTTTCTCATCAAATATCTCACCAAAAATCTTTATGATCCGTTGCTTAAATATATGGATGATAGAGAGGCGAGATTAGAGAATGATAGAAATTCTGTTTCTCAGAATAGTTCAGAGATCGATTCCCTCCGAAAAGAGGCTCAAGAAACTCTAGCTAAAGCAAGAGCAGAGGCTATCTCCATTAAGGAGAAAACTATTTCTGAAGCAAAAGAATCTATCTCTAAGAGATTTCAAGAGAAGAAAGATGCTTTGGCAAAAGATTACGATGCATTCCAAAAAGCTCTCGTAAAAGAGAAATCTGGAATCAAAACGCAATTGATGTCAAACTCTCGAACTTTTGAAGAAGCTCTTAAGGGTAGATTTGCTTCAATTTAG
- a CDS encoding cytochrome c biogenesis protein (PFAM: Cytochrome C biogenesis protein transmembrane region), producing MEEQLVELFQSMPYLVSFLGGFITFISPCVLPLIPAYLSYISGLSYNQISGKEKMSVGERLQIAMASLSFIFGFSLIFVLLGVVVEDTIGDFLKSQEVAYVAGAIIVIFGLHTMKVINISFLNIEAKANFGSTDKQKSLFMKLIAPFVLGLSFALGWTPCVGPILGSILTMSGTQDGGAVLLMSLFALGLAIPFFLSAMLTSYAMGIMGKIKKNFRVIEIVSGILLIIVGIAIAFGSLGEVTGTITDLIETEEEY from the coding sequence ATGGAAGAACAACTTGTTGAACTATTCCAGTCAATGCCTTATTTAGTAAGTTTTCTTGGTGGTTTTATAACATTTATCTCCCCTTGTGTTTTGCCACTTATTCCAGCATATTTATCTTATATTTCTGGACTCTCTTACAACCAAATTAGCGGGAAAGAGAAAATGAGTGTTGGGGAACGGTTGCAAATTGCAATGGCTTCTCTCTCATTTATTTTTGGTTTCTCTCTTATCTTTGTTCTGCTTGGAGTTGTTGTTGAAGACACAATTGGAGACTTCTTAAAATCTCAAGAGGTAGCATATGTTGCAGGTGCAATTATTGTTATTTTTGGGCTTCACACAATGAAAGTAATAAATATATCTTTCTTGAATATTGAAGCAAAAGCAAATTTTGGTTCGACTGATAAGCAAAAAAGTCTTTTTATGAAACTTATCGCTCCTTTTGTTCTCGGATTATCTTTTGCTCTTGGATGGACTCCGTGTGTTGGTCCAATTCTTGGTTCAATTTTAACAATGTCAGGAACTCAAGATGGCGGAGCAGTTTTACTAATGTCGCTTTTTGCTCTTGGTTTAGCAATTCCATTTTTCCTTTCAGCAATGCTTACAAGTTATGCAATGGGAATTATGGGAAAAATCAAGAAAAATTTCCGAGTTATTGAAATTGTTTCAGGTATCCTACTAATTATTGTTGGTATTGCGATTGCATTTGGTTCTCTTGGAGAAGTTACAGGAACAATTACCGACCTTATCGAAACTGAAGAGGAATACTAA
- a CDS encoding glutamyl-tRNA(Gln) and/or aspartyl-tRNA(Asn) amidotransferase, C subunit (PFAM: Glu-tRNAGln amidotransferase C subunit~TIGRFAM: aspartyl/glutamyl-tRNA(Asn/Gln) amidotransferase, C subunit), which translates to MQIDETLLTKLEKLSFLKIEEEKREEVEKELTGILDFMENLNSVNTDELSDKFFMAENSAFLREDEKVQDREISNTILENAPHREDDFFIVPKIIE; encoded by the coding sequence ATGCAAATTGATGAGACTCTTTTAACAAAATTAGAAAAACTCTCTTTTTTAAAAATTGAAGAGGAAAAACGGGAAGAAGTTGAAAAAGAATTGACGGGAATTCTCGATTTTATGGAAAATCTCAACTCTGTAAATACAGACGAACTCTCTGACAAATTTTTCATGGCTGAAAACAGTGCATTTTTACGAGAAGATGAAAAAGTGCAAGATAGAGAAATTTCAAACACTATTTTGGAGAATGCACCTCATCGTGAAGATGACTTTTTTATCGTTCCAAAAATTATAGAATAG